From the Ctenopharyngodon idella isolate HZGC_01 chromosome 3, HZGC01, whole genome shotgun sequence genome, one window contains:
- the LOC127508140 gene encoding nuclear factor 7, ovary-like isoform X2, with protein sequence MASLSVEELSCPVCYEIFKAPVFLSCSHSVCKECLQQFWRTKKTQECPVCRRRSSKDKPPRNLALKNLCESFLKERNERRSSGSEEICSLHSEKLKLFCLEDKQPVCVVCMNSQKHVNHTVRPISEVVSSYKEELNTALKSLQEKLQHNEEMKGEFEKTVQHIKSQAEHTERQIKQQFEKLHQFLRDEEEATITALREEEEQKKQMMKEKLEEMNRHISALSHTIKDMEEMMKANDVCFLKEFPVSMERVQSSQPGPQMASGALIHVPHYLGNLPFRVWKKMQDIVQNTPVILDPNTANPRLVLSDDLTSVRFNGNKRPLPDNPERFDHYECVLGSEGFNSGTHCWDVEVKESKYWILGVTTASNQRKGQDLFDTDVWCVTYGWTVGSGFLVKRKLDRVRVNLDYDRGTVSFCDPVTNTHLHTFTTTFTHTLFPFFSCYDGSLRILVVNSQ encoded by the exons ATGGCTTCACTATCTGTAGAAGAACTTTCTTGTCCCGTGTGCTATGAAATCTTCAAGGCTCCTGTTTTTCTATCATGTAGTCACAGTGTCTGTAAAGAGTGTCTTCAACAGTTCTGGAGAACCAAGAAAACTCAGGAGTGTCCTGTCTGCAGGAGAAGATCCTCAAAAGATAAACCTCCTCGTAATCTTGCATTAAAAAACTTGTGTGAGTCGTTCCTGAAGGAGAGAAATGAAAGGCGTTCATCAGGATCTGAGGAGATCTGCAGTTTACACAGTGAGAAACTCAAACTCTTCTGTCTGGAGGACAAACAGCCTGTGTGTGTAGTGTGTATGAATTCACAAAAACACGTCAATCACACAGTCAGACCCATCAGTGAAGTCGTTTCATCATATAAG GAGGAGCTCAATACAGCACTGAAGTCCTTACAAGAGAAACTTCAACACAATGAAGAAATGAAAGGAGAGTTTGAGAAAACAGTTCAACACATCAAG TCTCAAGCTGAGCACACAGAGCGTCAGATTAAACAGCAGTTTGAGAAGcttcatcagtttctcagagatgaagaagaagctacaatcactgcactgagggaggaagaggagcagaagaagcagatgatgaaggagaagctggaggagatgaacagacacatctcagctctttcacacacaatcaAAGACATGGAGGAGATGATGAAAGCCAATGACGTCTGCTTTCTGAAG gagtttccaGTCTCAATGGAAAG AGTCCAGAGCTCACAGCCGGGTCCACAGATGGCTTCTGGAGCTTTGATTCATGTGCCACATTACTTGGGCAACCTGCCGTTCAGAGTCTGGAAGAAGATGCAGGACATCGTCCAAAACA CTCCTGTCATTCTGGATCCAAACACTGCGAATCCACGTCTCGTCCTGTCTGATGATCTGACCAGTGTGAGATTCAACGGGAACAAACGACCTCTTCCTGAtaatccagagagatttgacCATTATGAGTGTGTTCTGGGTTCAGAGGGGTTTAACTCAGGAACACACTGCTGGGATGTGGAGGTTAAAGAGAGTAAATACTGGATTCTTGGAGTAACTACAGCATCAAACCAGAGGAAGGGACAGGATTTATTTGACACTGATGTTTGGTGTGTGACATATGGATGGACTGTAGGTTCTGGTTTTCTTGTTAAACGTAAACTTGATCGTGTGAGAGTGAATCTGGATTATGACAGAGGAACGGTGTCATTCTGTGATCCTGTAACTAACACACatctacacacattcacaaccaccttcactcacacactctttcCATTCTTCAGTTGTTATGATGGATCTCTGAGGATCTTAGTGGTTAATAGTCAGTAA
- the LOC127508140 gene encoding E3 ubiquitin-protein ligase TRIM39-like isoform X1, producing MASLSVEELSCPVCYEIFKAPVFLSCSHSVCKECLQQFWRTKKTQECPVCRRRSSKDKPPRNLALKNLCESFLKERNERRSSGSEEICSLHSEKLKLFCLEDKQPVCVVCMNSQKHVNHTVRPISEVVSSYKEELNTALKSLQEKLQHNEEMKGEFEKTVQHIKSQAEHTERQIKQQFEKLHQFLRDEEEATITALREEEEQKKQMMKEKLEEMNRHISALSHTIKDMEEMMKANDVCFLKEFPVSMERVQSSQPGPQMASGALIHVPHYLGNLPFRVWKKMQDIVQNSESDCRRSELEIMDGWRVKAPVILDPNTANPRLVLSDDLTSVRFNGNKRPLPDNPERFDHYECVLGSEGFNSGTHCWDVEVKESKYWILGVTTASNQRKGQDLFDTDVWCVTYGWTVGSGFLVKRKLDRVRVNLDYDRGTVSFCDPVTNTHLHTFTTTFTHTLFPFFSCYDGSLRILVVNSQ from the exons ATGGCTTCACTATCTGTAGAAGAACTTTCTTGTCCCGTGTGCTATGAAATCTTCAAGGCTCCTGTTTTTCTATCATGTAGTCACAGTGTCTGTAAAGAGTGTCTTCAACAGTTCTGGAGAACCAAGAAAACTCAGGAGTGTCCTGTCTGCAGGAGAAGATCCTCAAAAGATAAACCTCCTCGTAATCTTGCATTAAAAAACTTGTGTGAGTCGTTCCTGAAGGAGAGAAATGAAAGGCGTTCATCAGGATCTGAGGAGATCTGCAGTTTACACAGTGAGAAACTCAAACTCTTCTGTCTGGAGGACAAACAGCCTGTGTGTGTAGTGTGTATGAATTCACAAAAACACGTCAATCACACAGTCAGACCCATCAGTGAAGTCGTTTCATCATATAAG GAGGAGCTCAATACAGCACTGAAGTCCTTACAAGAGAAACTTCAACACAATGAAGAAATGAAAGGAGAGTTTGAGAAAACAGTTCAACACATCAAG TCTCAAGCTGAGCACACAGAGCGTCAGATTAAACAGCAGTTTGAGAAGcttcatcagtttctcagagatgaagaagaagctacaatcactgcactgagggaggaagaggagcagaagaagcagatgatgaaggagaagctggaggagatgaacagacacatctcagctctttcacacacaatcaAAGACATGGAGGAGATGATGAAAGCCAATGACGTCTGCTTTCTGAAG gagtttccaGTCTCAATGGAAAG AGTCCAGAGCTCACAGCCGGGTCCACAGATGGCTTCTGGAGCTTTGATTCATGTGCCACATTACTTGGGCAACCTGCCGTTCAGAGTCTGGAAGAAGATGCAGGACATCGTCCAAAACAGTGAGTCTGACTGCAGAAGATCTGAGCTGGAAATTATGGATGGGTGGAGAGTTAAAG CTCCTGTCATTCTGGATCCAAACACTGCGAATCCACGTCTCGTCCTGTCTGATGATCTGACCAGTGTGAGATTCAACGGGAACAAACGACCTCTTCCTGAtaatccagagagatttgacCATTATGAGTGTGTTCTGGGTTCAGAGGGGTTTAACTCAGGAACACACTGCTGGGATGTGGAGGTTAAAGAGAGTAAATACTGGATTCTTGGAGTAACTACAGCATCAAACCAGAGGAAGGGACAGGATTTATTTGACACTGATGTTTGGTGTGTGACATATGGATGGACTGTAGGTTCTGGTTTTCTTGTTAAACGTAAACTTGATCGTGTGAGAGTGAATCTGGATTATGACAGAGGAACGGTGTCATTCTGTGATCCTGTAACTAACACACatctacacacattcacaaccaccttcactcacacactctttcCATTCTTCAGTTGTTATGATGGATCTCTGAGGATCTTAGTGGTTAATAGTCAGTAA